A stretch of Leisingera sp. S132 DNA encodes these proteins:
- a CDS encoding extracellular solute-binding protein, with protein MYGDPALPPDFVSLPYANPDAPKGGKVVFGNTGGFDSLNPFTLKGTSPWQLRFWGYESLMGRSWDEPFTLYGLLAESIEVPEDRSWVEFTLRQEARFSDGSPVTVEDVIWSYETLGTKGHPRYRGFWTKVESIEQSGPRSIRLTFNVEDRELALIAGLRPILQKAQWADKEFGTDEAAGAPIGTGPYTVAEFEPGRFVTLTRNPDYWGKDLPLRRGTQNFDELRIDFFGDETVLFEAFKAGELSALREFNADKWDSVYRFPAIIRGDVVKSEIPHQRPSGMTGLVMNTRRAPLDDWRVREAMLLAFNFEYINGTVTGGAQQRIASYFSGSALGMRPGAAEAKVRALLEPFQDSLLPGTLEGYTLPQGDGSKRNRGNLRKAMKLLEDAGWTVTGGVLRNAEGTPLELSVLIRQGDGEMKTVTEIYARALERLGITLTAETVDNAQYAERENTYDFDLTRFRRELSLSPGNEQRYYWGSGGVDQPGSRNLMGMDSPAAEAMIDAMLTATEPEDFTAAVRALDRVLTAGRYVIPFWSFDTGRIAHIKEMRFPDRLPIYGDRTEFMPDVWWYQAD; from the coding sequence ATGTACGGCGACCCCGCACTGCCACCGGATTTTGTGTCTTTACCCTATGCGAACCCGGACGCGCCAAAGGGCGGCAAAGTTGTGTTCGGCAACACCGGAGGCTTTGACAGCCTCAACCCGTTCACCCTCAAAGGGACCTCTCCGTGGCAGCTGAGGTTCTGGGGATACGAGAGTCTGATGGGCCGCTCCTGGGACGAGCCGTTCACCCTTTACGGTCTTTTGGCCGAATCGATTGAGGTGCCCGAGGACCGTTCCTGGGTAGAATTCACCCTGCGGCAGGAGGCCCGATTCTCTGATGGCAGCCCGGTGACCGTCGAAGATGTGATCTGGTCCTATGAGACATTGGGCACCAAAGGCCACCCGCGCTACCGCGGGTTCTGGACCAAGGTGGAGAGCATCGAACAATCCGGACCGCGCAGCATCCGCCTGACCTTCAACGTTGAGGACCGGGAACTGGCGCTGATCGCCGGCCTGCGCCCGATCCTCCAGAAGGCGCAATGGGCGGATAAGGAGTTCGGCACAGACGAAGCGGCAGGGGCGCCAATAGGCACCGGTCCCTATACGGTGGCTGAATTTGAACCCGGCCGCTTTGTCACCCTCACCCGCAACCCGGACTATTGGGGCAAGGATCTGCCCCTGCGCCGCGGCACCCAGAATTTCGATGAGCTGCGCATCGACTTCTTTGGTGATGAAACGGTTTTGTTCGAGGCCTTCAAGGCGGGTGAACTGAGCGCATTGCGCGAGTTCAATGCTGACAAATGGGACAGCGTCTACAGATTCCCCGCGATCATCCGCGGCGACGTGGTCAAGAGCGAGATCCCGCACCAGCGCCCCTCCGGCATGACCGGGCTGGTGATGAACACCCGCCGCGCGCCGCTGGATGACTGGCGGGTGCGAGAGGCGATGCTGCTGGCCTTCAATTTCGAGTACATCAACGGCACCGTGACGGGTGGCGCCCAGCAGCGCATCGCCTCCTATTTCTCCGGCTCGGCTCTGGGAATGCGGCCCGGGGCGGCAGAAGCCAAAGTGCGCGCGCTGCTGGAACCATTCCAGGACAGCCTGCTGCCCGGCACTCTGGAGGGATACACCTTGCCCCAGGGCGACGGCAGCAAGCGCAACCGCGGCAACCTGCGCAAGGCGATGAAACTGCTGGAGGACGCTGGCTGGACCGTCACTGGTGGCGTGCTGCGCAACGCAGAAGGCACACCGCTGGAGCTCAGCGTTCTGATCCGTCAGGGCGACGGCGAGATGAAAACGGTCACCGAAATCTACGCCCGCGCGCTGGAGCGGCTGGGCATCACACTGACGGCCGAGACCGTGGACAACGCGCAATATGCCGAACGGGAGAACACCTATGACTTCGACCTCACCCGGTTCCGCCGGGAACTGTCGCTGAGCCCCGGCAACGAGCAGCGCTATTACTGGGGCAGTGGCGGTGTGGATCAGCCCGGCAGCCGCAACCTGATGGGCATGGACAGCCCGGCGGCAGAGGCGATGATTGACGCAATGCTGACCGCAACCGAGCCTGAGGATTTCACCGCAGCGGTGCGGGCACTGGACCGGGTGCTGACCGCCGGGCGCTATGTCATTCCGTTCTGGAGCTTTGATACCGGCCGTATCGCCCACATCAAGGAAATGCGGTTCCCGGACAGGCTGCCGATCTACGGCGATCGGACAGAGTTCATGCCAGACGTCTGGTGGTATCAGGCCGACTGA